A genome region from Streptomyces antimycoticus includes the following:
- a CDS encoding GNAT family N-acetyltransferase, which yields MPDHAQGHGLGGHMMTEFLTWAGPARIRPGVPDCDERALRFYQRHGFEITGERYLWRGRLPTPYI from the coding sequence TTGCCCGACCACGCCCAGGGTCACGGACTCGGTGGCCACATGATGACCGAGTTCCTCACCTGGGCAGGACCTGCCCGCATCCGCCCGGGGGTCCCCGACTGCGACGAACGCGCGCTCCGCTTCTACCAACGCCACGGCTTTGAGATCACAGGCGAGCGATACCTCTGGCGAGGGCGGCTGCCAACCCCCTACATATGA